DNA sequence from the Candidatus Nanopelagicales bacterium genome:
GAGCTGGGATTGATCTCGTAGCGCCGCCGGCTGCGCTACGTTGCGCGGATGCGGACCCTCTCGCGCCCGGTGCGCGTCCTCGCCGGCCTCGTCGCCTTCGCCACCCTCGCGTCGGTTCCCGTCACGGCGTCGGCCGTTCCCGCCGGCGACGTCGCGGCCGGACCGTACGAGCGGGTGCAGGCGACGGTGTCGTGGACCGTGTACGCGCCCACCGTCACCTACGGCCTGCCGCGCTCGGGCTTCCAGCGCATCCCGTGCCCGGGGACCGAGGCCGGCATCAGCGTCGACTACGGCAGCCAGGCCACGCGCAGCTCACGGTGGATCGGGCTGAACGAGTACGACGGCCGCCCCTGCCTCGACGGTCCGGACGGCGTGACGCGTTACACGACCTTCTGGGTACGCGGCGCCAAGGCGGTCGTGAACGGGGACTGCGCCAACGACCGGCCCACCTGCGCCAGCACCACGGCCGCGCTCGTCAAGCAGGGCGCGTACACCACCGTCAGGCTGCCCGGTGCGAACGGGCGGTCGGCGACGTTCGTCGAGGTCTACACCCAGAACCTGGCGCTGGCCGACATCAAGCGCTTCGTCCGCGGCCTCGTCCCGGTCCGGTAGCCGCGGCTACTCGTCGCCGAGCCGTGGCGTCACCATCCGCACCTCCACGGGGGCGCCGGGTCGGCCACCCGAACGGGAGGCGTACTCCGGGACCCCGACGCAGGTGAAGAGCAGCGTGGCGACGTCCTCCTCGATGCCGAGGAACGCCGGCACCTCGGAGTCCAGGAAGGTCATCCCGGACGCCGACGCCCCCAGCGCGTACGCCGCCAGGTGCAGGCGCCCCTCCACCACCCCCGCGGCGAGCTGCGCGGCCCGGTAGGAACGGTCGTCCAGCACGGCGGCGGGCGCCGCCGACACGACGACGAATGCCGCATCGGCCGCGAGCATCTGGTCCAGGCAGACCCGCATCGCCTCGTCGCGCAGGTCCCCGGCGTAGACGGGAACCAGCCCGTCGAACCACCGGTAGACCCCCGCCGGCACATCGTCGACACCGTGCACCACGACCCAGTGCGGGACGTCGATCCCGCGGGTCGCAGCAGCCATCGACCACTCGAGCGTCTCGCGAGGCAGCGTGCGGGACCGGTCCATCAACCGCTGCGAGCCACGGCGCAGGGTGACCGCGTCGAGCGAGTCCGACGGCGGGACGTGTTCCAGCACAGGGCCTTCGAGCCATGCCCGTCCCACGCGGCTCCGCTCGCCCGCCTCCTGGGCCGCGGTGCACAGCGGGAACTCGACCGGTGGGAGCTCACCCGCCACCGCGTCCCCTGCGGGCCCGATCGCCGGGTCGCCGTCGGCGACAGTCAGCAGCGCGAGCGGGTACTCGTGGACCCCGTCGGCTCCGACCAGGCGCCGCGCGGACGCGTCGGGGAAGACCGACCGGATCCCCGCAGGCCACCCCGCCGATCGCGCCGCCGCGGACAGCTGCGCCAGCAACGTCCCGCCGTCCCAGTACAGGTGCCGCCACCCGCGCTCGGCGTAGCGCCACCCGGTGCGCCACGGCACGCCGGTGACCACCAGGGTCGTGGCCGTGCCCTCGGGCGCGGGTCCGACCTGCACCAGCGCGTGCCGCTGCCCGTCGTACCAGTGCACGCCGTCCGGCACCCCGGCCACGCCGCGGGTGCACGCGTAGACCTCCAGCGGGAAGCGCGCCCCGGCGGACCCCGACGCCCGGAACAGGAACCGGCGCCCGTCCGCGTGGTCGTACGTGCGCACCACGCCCGCGCCGAGGAACAGCAGCCGGCCCAGCCAGGCAGCATCCAGCGGCCGGGGATCGGCCTCGACCCCGGCGAGCACGGACGTCGCCGACACCCCGGGGTCGGGCAGGTCCCGCGGCAGCAGCACCGTCGGCAGGCCGGGGTCGTACGACTTCATCGGCGGCGGGAACGTCGCGACCTCGTTCGGCTCGAGGTCGTGCCGCACCCGGGGATCGTCGGCGGGCATGTCCCAGTCGCGGTCGGGCGAGTACGACGTGAGCCGGTGCAGCAGCCCGGCACCGGAGTCAGGGTCCACGGCTCCAGCCTGCCAGGCGGCGAGAGCGCTACCGCTCGGCGAACCGCTCCCGCAGCAGCGGCGGGTGGATCGAGCCGGTCGGCCCGGCGCGGTAGAGGGTGGCCGGTCGACCCGGACCGTCGACGACGGTGAGCCCGGTGTCCTCGAGCAGGCCGGGCGTTCCGGTCACCTTCCGGTGGAAGTTCCGGGGGTCCAGCGACACTCCCCAGACCGCCTCGTACACCCGGCGCAGCTGGCTGACCGTGAACTCGCGCGGGCAGAAGGACGTGCCGAGGGAGGTGTACTCCAGCTTGCTGCGCGCCCGCTCCAGCCCGTCCCGCAGGATCCGGCGGTGGTCGAACGCCAGCCGCGCCGCCAGCGCCTCGTGCACCGGCCACCACCCGGCGTCCGCCGCGTGCGAGCCGGCCGACGGGTCCGGGAGGTCCGGGGCCAGCGCCAGGTAGGCCACGGACACCACGCGCATCCGGGGGTCGCGGTTGGGCGCTCCGTAGGTGGCCAACTGCTCCAGGTGGCCCGGCACCCGGCGCAACCCGGTCTCCTCGGACAGCTCGCGGGCCGCCGCCTGCGGCAGGTCCTCGTCCGGGAGCACGAACCCGCCGGGGAGCGCAGGTCGGCCACGGAACGGCTCCCCGCCACGCGTCACCAGCAGCACCCGCAGCTGGTCGTCCCGAATGGTCAGCGCCACCAGGTCGACTGTGACCGCGAAGGGCGGGAAGTCCCCCGGCCGGTAGTCGTGGGAGCCGTCTCCTGCCATGACGCACACCATATCTCGTCGACTTGACGATATCTATCCTCGGGGTTATCGTCGATTCGACAAGAATCATCCGTCACGGCATGGACCCGAGGAGGTCGTCATGGCCACCATCCGTCGCTACCCGTTCCTCAGCCACCTGCGCAGCGCCCCGACGATGTACGCGGTCCACACGTCCGCCGGCAGGCTGCGCCACACCGGCCCCGGCACCGCCTTCTGGTTCCGCCCTCTGTCGGCCGCGATCAGCGAGGTCCCGGTGGACGACCGGGAGCTCCCGGTCGTGGCGCACGCCCGTACCGCCGACCTGCAGGACGTCACGGTCGCCCTGACCGTGTCGTTCCGGTTCGCCGAGCCGGAGACGGTAGCCCAGCGGATCGACTTCGGTGTCGACCCCGACACCGGCGCCTGGAGCGCCACCCCGCTGGAGCAGGTCGAGCAGGTCGTCACCGAGTCCGCGTCCGCGCTGGCCCGCGACGCCGTGGCGACCCTGACCGTCGCCCGCGCGGTGACCGCCGGTACCGCCGACCTGGCCGACCGGATCGTGTCCGGCCTCCGCAGCGACGACCGCCTGGTGTCCACCGGGATCGGCGTCCTGGGCGTGCGCATCCGCGCGGTGCGCGCGGACGCCGACATGGAGCGCGCGCTGCAGACGCCCGCCCGCGAGGCCGCGCAGACCGAGGCGGATGCCGCGACCAGCACCCGTCGGGCGCTGGCCGTCGACCGCGAGCGCGCCATCGCGGAGAACGAGCTGGCGAACCGGATCGAGCTGGCCGCCCGCGAGGCGGGCCTGGTCGCCCAGGAGGGGCTCAACGCCCGCCGGCGCGCCGAGG
Encoded proteins:
- a CDS encoding NUDIX domain-containing protein, which gives rise to MAGDGSHDYRPGDFPPFAVTVDLVALTIRDDQLRVLLVTRGGEPFRGRPALPGGFVLPDEDLPQAAARELSEETGLRRVPGHLEQLATYGAPNRDPRMRVVSVAYLALAPDLPDPSAGSHAADAGWWPVHEALAARLAFDHRRILRDGLERARSKLEYTSLGTSFCPREFTVSQLRRVYEAVWGVSLDPRNFHRKVTGTPGLLEDTGLTVVDGPGRPATLYRAGPTGSIHPPLLRERFAER
- a CDS encoding SPFH domain-containing protein codes for the protein MATIRRYPFLSHLRSAPTMYAVHTSAGRLRHTGPGTAFWFRPLSAAISEVPVDDRELPVVAHARTADLQDVTVALTVSFRFAEPETVAQRIDFGVDPDTGAWSATPLEQVEQVVTESASALARDAVATLTVARAVTAGTADLADRIVSGLRSDDRLVSTGIGVLGVRIRAVRADADMERALQTPAREAAQTEADAATSTRRALAVDRERAIAENELANRIELAAREAGLVAQEGLNARRRAEEAAAAALVETTARVERDDLVAGAQAQRTRTLGAAEADAQAARLAAYDGVDPSVLTALTLQELARHLPEIGHLTVTPDLLTTALAGLVGPKES